From Planctomycetota bacterium:
GACCGGCCGTTCGCGACGCTCGTCGAGGACCTGGCCACGCGTGGCCTCCTCGACGACACGCTGGTCTGTGTGATGAGCGAGTTCGGCCGCACGCCGCGGATCAACGCCGGCTACGGCCGCGACCACTGGGGCAAGAGCTGGAGCATCCTCCTCGGCGGTGCCGGGATCCAGCGCGGCGCCGTGGTCGGGAAAACCAACACCGACGGCACCGAGGTGATCGAGCGGCCGGTCGATCACGGCCATGTGTTTCACACCGTGCTCCGCGCCATCGGCGTCGATTCCGCCGGGAGCTTCCATGTCGGCGGCCGCGACCTGCCGATCGCCGACCCGGCCAAGGGGCCGATCACCGAGCTGCTCGCCTGACGCCCCGGAGGTCGCCATGGCCGATCCCGCGCCGATCGATCCCGCCGCGACCCACGAGACGGCCAGCCACAAGCACGGCCGGCCGCTCGTGGGCTGCGCCTGGGATCCGGCCGGCGCGTGGATCGCGTTTTCCGCAGAGGACGCGACCGTCCACCGCCTCACCGCCGCCATGGGCGCCGCCGCCGACCTGCCGGGGCCGGCGCACGACAGCTGGCCGTGGGCGCTGCGATTCTCCCCCGACGGGACGCGTCTGTTTTCCGGCGGCTACGACGGCCGGCTCGTCGCCTGGTCGCTCGGCGAGCCGGCCGCGGCGGCCTGGCTCGTGACCGCCCACGACGGCTGGCTCCGCGGCCTCGCCGTCAGCCCCGACGGCACCACCGTGGCCACCTGCGGCAACGACCGGACGGTGAAACTGTGGCGCGGCGCCGACGGCGGAGCGCTGGCCACGAGCCCCGGTCACGAGTCGCACGTCTACGCGGTCGCCTGGCACCCCGACGGCCAGCGGCTGGTGTCGTGCGACCTCAAGGGGTTTCTCAAGGAGTGGGACGCCGCCGGCGCCCCCGTCCGCGACCTCGGCAGGGCCGAGGCGCTGTGGAAATACGACACGCAGTTTCGCGCCGACATCGGCGGCGCGCGGACGATCGCCTTTCGCGCCGACGGCGCCCAACTCGCCGTCGGCGGGATCACCGCCGTCACCAATGCCTTCGCCGGCATCGGCCATCCGGCGGTCTGCCTCCTCGACCACGCCGACGGCAAGCAGGCCCTGCTCCTCGAGCCGAAGGACAAACAGCAGGGGGTCTGCTGGGGCGTCGCCTGGCACCCGCAGGGGTTCTGGGTGAGCGTCGCCGGTGGCGGGGGCGGCGGCTGGCTGCGGTTCTTCAGGCCGGGAGAGGCTGGCGAGTTTCACGCCCTCAAGCTGCCGGCCAACGGCCGCAGTCTGGCCCTCTCCCCCGACGGGCGCCAGGTGGCGGTGGCGCTGGCCGACGGCACGCTGCGCACGTACGGATTGTTTGCCAAGACCGCCTGAACGGCCCCTGTCCATCGAGACGGTTCCCCCGAGGAGGATTCGCCATGTCGTCCCCGCGCCGTGGATCCGCGAGCTTCGGCATCTCTCCGCGCCGCACGCTGCTGCGGCTGGCGGCGCTGGGAGCGGCGAGCGTGCCCCTCGGCAGCCACGCCGCCGCCGACGAGCCGCGCCGGCTGCGCGTCGGAATCGTCGGCCTCGGCCGTGGCGCTGCCTACATCAAGACGCTCCTCGGCCTGCCCGGCGTGGAGATTGCCTGGCTCGCCGAGGTCGATCCGCGCCGCCTGGCCGCCGCGATGAAGCGCGTCGAGGGGAGCCAGCCGGCGGCCTGCCGCGGGCTCTCTGATTTCCGTGCCGGCCTCGACGACCCGCAGCTCGACTGTGTGTTCATCGCGCTGCCCAATTTCTGGCACACCCCGGCGGCGCTGTTGTGCCTCGCGGCGGGCAAGCACGTCTACGTCGAGAAGCCGGGGAGCCACGACATCCGCGAGGGGGAGTGGCTGGTGGCCGCGGCGGCGCGATCAGGCAAGCAGGTGCAGATGGGCAACCAGCGCCGGACCTGGATGAAGGACGCGATCGCCGCACTCCACGCCGGTGCGATCGGCACGGTGCGCTTCGGCCGCGGCTTCTACTATGCCTCGCGCGGTCCGGTGGGCGCGCCGCGCGCCCCGGTCGCCGGTCTCGCCGCCGATCTGTGGCAGGGGCCGGTGCCCGACGACCCGCGCCACGACATCCGCCAACTCGCCCACTACGACTGGCACTGGTTCTGGCACTGGGGCAACGGCGAGCTGGGCAACAACGGCATCCACTTCCTCGACATCCTTCGCTGGGGGCTGAAGGCGGAGCATCCGCTGCGCGTCAGCTACACCGGCGGCCGCTATGCCTTCGCCGACGCCCAGGAGACCCCCGACACCGGCACCGCCGTCTACGACTTCGGCCACGCCGGCTGCGAGTGGGTGCAGAGCTCCTGCCATCCGCGGCCGGTGGAGCAGCCGCCGGCCGAGATCGTGTTTTACGGCGACGGCGGATCGATGGTCATCAACCGCGACACGTGGGTGATCTACGACACCAAGGGTGTCGAGACGTCGATGAGCACCAGTTCCGTGGTCGGCACCGGCGACGCCTCCCACATCGGCAACTTCCTCGATGCCGTCCGCGGCACCGCCACGCTCAACAGCCCGATCGACGAGGGGCAGAAGAGCACGCGCCTCTGCCACCTCGGCAACATCGCCTACCGGACCTCGACGGTGGTCCGCTGCGATCCCGTCAGCGGCGCGATCCTCGACAACCCCGCGGCGCTGGAGCTGATCGGCAGGCCGCACTACCGCGACGGCTGGGAGGTGAGGGCGTAGCCGGGGCGGGCGGCGCTCACGGCCGGCAGATGCCGACCGCGCAGGCTGGCGGGCAGGAATCGTCGATCACCGGCTCGGCGCCGCCGTAGCCGACGGTGGTCGAGCGGTAGCCGCTGCCGGTCCAGGCCCACGAGTTTCCCCCGGTGTTGAAGACCGGGACGGGGCGGCCGAGCTGCAACTCGTAGCGTTCGCCGGTGGCGAGGTCGAACACCCGCCCCGAGTTGGTCGCCTGATCGAGCCGCCAGCGGTTGTTTTCGTCGAGGCGAAGCGAGGGGCGGGCACCCTGTGTCGCCAGCCGGCGGGCCAGCTCCGGGGCGCGCTTCTCGAGCGCCTTGCGGCGCGTCTCCTGGTCGGCCACCGGATCGAACAGGCGCACCGGGAACGACGAACCGGGGCCGAGCTCGTAGCGGAAGTCGCCGCTCTCGTCGAACCGGCTCCACATGTGCTTGCCCCCGGAGGGCCCCGGGCGGAGGTAGATGTGGCCGGCCTTGAGGTCCTTGCGTGCGATCGGCGCGAGCTTTTCGGTGAGCGGGTCGTAGCGGTAGATCACCGCCGGGTCGAGCCGGTCGTCGAGCGAGTATTCCTTGGCGGGCGTGGGGGCCGGTTCGGCGGCGCGGGCGCTGACCGGAAGGAGCGCGAGCACCGCGAGCAGGATGGCGTGGCGGCGGTGCAGGAAAGCAAGCGAGGGCATCGGAGGGCCTGCGGGGAGCGACGGCAGGCCGCGCAGGCCGCCAACGGGATCGTACCTCGCGATTTGTGGTCAGGTCGGCTGAATCGCGGTGGCGGCTGATGAGGTGAGGGGAGCCGCGGGTCGGGATGTGCAGAGGGACGCGGGTGACGGCCGATCAGTCAGTCGTTATGGAGCCTCAGCTCGGGCTCTGCAGAGGGACGCCCCCCGCGCCTTTGCCCTCGCATCGACCCGCACGAAGTTGCGACGGGCCGATGCGAGGGCGACGGCGGAGGGGCTTCGCGGGTCCCTGGGCGCGGGGGATCGGGCGATCGGTCGGTTGGCGGGGAGCCTCGGCTCGGGCTCTGCAGAGGGACGCCCCCCGCGCCTTTGCCCTCGCATCGACCCGCACGAAGTTGCGACGGGCCGATGCGAGGGCGACGGCGGAGGGGCTTCGCGGGTCCCTGGGCGCGGGGGATCGGGCGCGGGATGGGGGGGCGGTCAGGTCGGTGCGGCTCACGGAGAGTGAGTGGATGTCGTTCGGCGGTGGTGTCGCTCGGGCGGGGTTGGGTTGTGCTGTGGTGGGGCTGTGCCGGGGGCGGGCTGTGACGTGGTGGGGCTGTGACGTGGTGGGGCTATGACGTGGCGGGGCTATGACGTGGCGGGGCTATGACGTGGCGGGTGATGCGATCGTTGCGATTGTCGTGTCGGGGCCGCTCGGGGGGTCAGCTGGATGACGCGGCGCGGGCGAGCGCCGTGATCGCGTCCCAGTCGCCGACGCGGATCAGTTCGGCCGGGGTGACCCATGAGCCGCCGACGACCGGACAGTTGCGCAGGGCCCGGTAGGCGGCGCCGTCCTCGCGCCTGATCCCGCCGGTCGGGCAGAAGACCACGTCGGGGAGCACCGGCGCCAGCGCCTGGAGAAACGCGATCCCGGCGGTGCCATGGGCGGGAAACAGCTTCTGCTCGAGGAAGCCGTGGGCGCGGGCGGCGATCGCCTCGCTCGGCGTCGCCACGCCGGGGAGAAAGGGCAACGCGCTGGCGTTCACCGCGGCGGCGATCTCGGGGGTCAGCCCGGGAGAGACGCCGAACGTCGCCCCGGCGGCGACGGCGCGCTCGACGTCGGCCGCCGACAGGAGCGTGCCGAGGCCGACGTCGGCGTCGGGCTCCGCGGCCCGCATCGCGCCGACAGCCGCGCACGCCGCCGGCGTCCGCAACACGATCTCGATCACCCGGATCCCGCCGGCGACCAGCGCCCGCGCCAGCGCCGCGGCGACGGAGACATCGTCGATCGTGACGATCGGGATCACCGGGCCACGCGACAGGATCGCGCGCATCGGCCGGACGTGCCCGGTTGCTCCTGCGGCCATCGCGATTTTCCTCGGGGGCTGCCTGACATCACGGCGTGGCCACGCATCGGCATCCGGCTGATCGCGCGGACCGGGCCTCAGTCGAGCGACAGGAGCGACGACCTCACCTCGCGGAGCCGCGCCAGCGTGGGCGCGTCGCGCAGGTGCGGATACTCCTCCAGCAGGGCGACGACATCGGCGATGTCGTGCTGCCGCTTGCTCGGCCGTCGCTGCGGCTCGGCCGCTGCCGCGAGTTTGAGCACGATCATGTCGATCGGTGTCGCCACACGGATCACCAGTCCGTCGGCAAGATGCGTCGGTTCGGCGCGACTGACGGCATCGGCGATCCCCACATCGTCGGCCGAAAACCGCACCGTCGTTCGCAGGCTGCCGGAACCACCTGCCGGAGCCTGCCAGGTGTCGCTGTGAGCATGCCGGCCCCTATGCTCGAATCCGGCGGCGACAAGCGCGGCACGCGGAATATCGTCGAATCGCGGGACGGCGATGTCGATGCCGAGCGTCGTCCGTGGCTCGCCCGTGCGGATCTGCATGGCCACGCCACCGATCAGCGCATAGGCCACCCGTTCGCGGTTGAGGAGGGTCGCCACCAGCCGAAGCGGCCCCTCCTTCGTGTCGCTCGGATCGATGCCCATCGTCTCGGTCCAGAGGTGATCGAGCGCCAACCCGATCAGGAGCCGCTCGCGGGCAGCCTCGGCAGAAGAGGTCATGGCACGCTCTCGGGATCGGGTCGCCGACCGCACTCTCCGCGGTCGCTGATCGAATGAGTCCGGCCGTGCCGCGCCGGTCGTCATCGTCACGGGCGTCGGGGACGGGAGTGGGCCATCGCCCCGACTCCAGCCACCATTGTAATCGGCAGCGATACCGCGATCGGCGCCCCGAGGCCGCCCAGCGGCCACCGAGGGCTCGCCGTCACCCCGTTTGATCGGGCGCCCCCGGTATGCTCGAGCAGGACCGATGACCTCCGGAGGGGTGGCGATGCACGAGATGCTGTCGGTAACGCTGACGTTGTTTGCCGGGGTTCTCGCGGGCGACGGCGCCCTGCTTCCGCTTCTCGACTTTGCCGCTCCCGACGCCGGGCAGGTGTGGCAGGCGGTGAACGACGGCGTGATGGGTGGGCGTTCGCAGGGGCGCTTCAGGATCACCGAGACCAAATCGCTCGAGTTTTCGGGAAACCTGTCGCTCGAGAACAACGGCGGCTTCGCGTCGGTGCGCACCAAGCCGATGGCGCTGGGGATCGCGGCGGGCGACACGCTCGTCATGCGCCTCAAGGGAGACGGCCGCGAATACATGGTCAATATCTACACCACGGCCCGGCGCATGGCGTTTTCCTACCGGGCCGTCGTGGCGACGGAGAAAGACCGGTGGCAGGAGATCCACGTGCCGCTTGACCGGTTCGAGCCGACCTCGTTCGGCCGGATCGTGCCCGGCATGGGCCCTGTCGCCCCCGACCAGATCAACGGCTTCGGCTTCATGCTCGGCGACAAGAAGCCGGGCGCGTTCCGTCTGGAAGTCGAGTGGGTCAAGGTGCTCCGCGGCAGCGAGTGAGCCGGGGCCATCGGCCGCGCGCGGGCCTCGTGGTGCAGCGCCGCAAAACAGGTACAACAAGGCCGCGGGCCCGTAGCTC
This genomic window contains:
- a CDS encoding Gfo/Idh/MocA family oxidoreductase → MSSPRRGSASFGISPRRTLLRLAALGAASVPLGSHAAADEPRRLRVGIVGLGRGAAYIKTLLGLPGVEIAWLAEVDPRRLAAAMKRVEGSQPAACRGLSDFRAGLDDPQLDCVFIALPNFWHTPAALLCLAAGKHVYVEKPGSHDIREGEWLVAAAARSGKQVQMGNQRRTWMKDAIAALHAGAIGTVRFGRGFYYASRGPVGAPRAPVAGLAADLWQGPVPDDPRHDIRQLAHYDWHWFWHWGNGELGNNGIHFLDILRWGLKAEHPLRVSYTGGRYAFADAQETPDTGTAVYDFGHAGCEWVQSSCHPRPVEQPPAEIVFYGDGGSMVINRDTWVIYDTKGVETSMSTSSVVGTGDASHIGNFLDAVRGTATLNSPIDEGQKSTRLCHLGNIAYRTSTVVRCDPVSGAILDNPAALELIGRPHYRDGWEVRA
- the eda gene encoding bifunctional 4-hydroxy-2-oxoglutarate aldolase/2-dehydro-3-deoxy-phosphogluconate aldolase, whose protein sequence is MRAILSRGPVIPIVTIDDVSVAAALARALVAGGIRVIEIVLRTPAACAAVGAMRAAEPDADVGLGTLLSAADVERAVAAGATFGVSPGLTPEIAAAVNASALPFLPGVATPSEAIAARAHGFLEQKLFPAHGTAGIAFLQALAPVLPDVVFCPTGGIRREDGAAYRALRNCPVVGGSWVTPAELIRVGDWDAITALARAASSS
- a CDS encoding nucleotidyl transferase AbiEii/AbiGii toxin family protein, which encodes MTTGAARPDSFDQRPRRVRSATRSRERAMTSSAEAARERLLIGLALDHLWTETMGIDPSDTKEGPLRLVATLLNRERVAYALIGGVAMQIRTGEPRTTLGIDIAVPRFDDIPRAALVAAGFEHRGRHAHSDTWQAPAGGSGSLRTTVRFSADDVGIADAVSRAEPTHLADGLVIRVATPIDMIVLKLAAAAEPQRRPSKRQHDIADVVALLEEYPHLRDAPTLARLREVRSSLLSLD
- a CDS encoding CIA30 family protein; translation: MLSVTLTLFAGVLAGDGALLPLLDFAAPDAGQVWQAVNDGVMGGRSQGRFRITETKSLEFSGNLSLENNGGFASVRTKPMALGIAAGDTLVMRLKGDGREYMVNIYTTARRMAFSYRAVVATEKDRWQEIHVPLDRFEPTSFGRIVPGMGPVAPDQINGFGFMLGDKKPGAFRLEVEWVKVLRGSE